Proteins co-encoded in one Periophthalmus magnuspinnatus isolate fPerMag1 chromosome 20, fPerMag1.2.pri, whole genome shotgun sequence genomic window:
- the LOC117388554 gene encoding serpin B8-like, protein MGQAESCMDTPGAPLSAEADTGASDSLSKANISFTLDLFKTLGNQNKTSNVSFSPFSVSAALSMLLLGAKGSTANQMRECLKTKNCQDVHSSFAALLKELKNTDSLHVLSVANRLYGDQSCKFIKPNTCQREETVLFYYAHYHSHCRDNVVTVIKAPVHLAKLKHKTG, encoded by the exons ATGGGACAAGCCGAGAGCTGCATGGACACACCGGGGGCCCCTTTATCAGCTGAAG CAGACACAGGAGCGTCTGACAGCCTGTCCAAAGCCAACATCAGTTTTACTCTGGACCTGTTCAAAACTTTGGgaaaccaaaataaaacctCCAATGTGTCCTTTTCTCCTTTCAGCGTCTCTGCAGCGCTCTCCATGCTGCTACTTGGGGCCAAAGGCAGCACAGCAAATCAGATGAGAGAG TGCCTGAAAACTAAAAATTGCCAAGACGTCCACTCCAGTTTTGCTGCGCTGCTGAaagagttaaaaaacacagattcATTGCATGTCCTCAGTGTTGCCAACAGACTGTACGGAGACCAGTCCTGCAAGTTCATAAAA CCTAACACCTGTCAGCGGGAGGAGACCGTCCTGTTCTACTACGCGCATTACCACAGTCACTGTAGGGACAATGTCGTGACTGTTATTAAAGCACCAGTGCACTTGgccaaactaaaacacaaaacaggctAA